A genomic segment from Methanolobus zinderi encodes:
- a CDS encoding DMT family transporter, with product MDLQALKKQEHSRRIKYGYMWALFCAVLWGLWYLPGTAVWVLNPFDQMYGEVAATSGDGVALVIVAVLITAFNAATVILALGVWNGVLGKFGEMSRTLKEFHPCSKWFFLASIFGGPMAILGSFIAMGFVGGAFAAVAALMYPVVGSILASKWYGEKITKRAFIGIVVIILGGITIFGGGVLTEIGSGNVLWIGYLGGLMAATGWGIEGAIAGKGLDIAEPDVGLTIRFIGEGIIWWIIAVPLLAIIGFPMFKYALLAFEPLTLLVLIFAGITFGFCYVSWYKSFPLIGVGRGQGIGNLYGLMAVIFIFLFFGDVPSWTILVGGALCLAGSTIMFSESTEEMESLRGD from the coding sequence TTGGATTTGCAAGCTTTAAAAAAGCAAGAACATTCGAGGCGAATTAAATATGGTTACATGTGGGCCCTTTTCTGTGCGGTTCTCTGGGGTCTCTGGTATCTCCCCGGTACTGCAGTATGGGTACTTAATCCTTTCGACCAGATGTATGGTGAAGTAGCCGCTACAAGTGGTGACGGAGTCGCTCTGGTAATCGTGGCGGTATTGATAACTGCATTCAATGCAGCAACGGTTATACTTGCACTTGGTGTATGGAACGGTGTCCTGGGTAAGTTCGGAGAGATGAGCAGGACATTGAAGGAATTCCATCCATGTTCCAAGTGGTTCTTCCTTGCGTCTATTTTCGGTGGTCCAATGGCCATATTGGGATCATTTATCGCAATGGGTTTCGTAGGAGGTGCCTTTGCAGCGGTTGCAGCTCTTATGTATCCTGTGGTCGGTTCGATACTGGCTTCCAAATGGTATGGTGAAAAGATTACCAAGCGTGCTTTCATAGGGATCGTTGTCATCATTCTCGGAGGTATTACCATATTCGGTGGCGGTGTCCTGACCGAGATTGGCAGTGGCAATGTTCTGTGGATAGGTTATCTTGGAGGACTCATGGCTGCAACAGGCTGGGGTATTGAAGGTGCAATTGCAGGTAAAGGTCTTGATATTGCTGAACCGGATGTCGGTCTTACTATAAGGTTCATCGGTGAAGGTATCATCTGGTGGATAATCGCTGTACCTCTGCTGGCAATCATCGGATTCCCGATGTTCAAGTACGCACTCCTTGCATTCGAACCACTCACTCTTCTGGTTCTGATCTTTGCAGGTATAACCTTTGGTTTCTGCTATGTTTCCTGGTACAAGTCTTTCCCGCTTATCGGCGTTGGAAGGGGGCAGGGTATCGGAAACCTCTATGGTCTGATGGCAGTTATATTCATCTTCCTCTTCTTCGGAGATGTTCCTTCATGGACCATCCTGGTAGGAGGTGCACTGTGTCTTGCCGGTAGTACGATAATGTTCTCCGAGAGCACGGAAGAAATGGAATCTCTGAGAGGTGACTGA
- a CDS encoding cobalamin B12-binding domain-containing protein, producing MATKEEIIAKAKQAILDFDEDAAAEVAQEALDADVSPAELIQDGYTAGMNEIGDQFEAGTLFLPHVIAASEAMNAGVEILTPALEAMGGQAEGKGKIVIGTIEGDIHSIGKDIVATMLKIEGYQVFDLGRDVAIKNYVEKAKEVKADVVASSALMTTTMVNQMQIEEQLKEAGIRDSLKTMVGGAPVTKDWADKIGADLYGENATDVVNKLNAIF from the coding sequence ATGGCAACAAAAGAAGAAATTATCGCAAAAGCAAAGCAGGCTATTTTAGATTTTGATGAGGACGCAGCAGCAGAAGTGGCTCAGGAAGCCCTGGATGCCGATGTAAGTCCTGCAGAACTGATACAGGACGGTTACACCGCAGGTATGAACGAGATCGGTGACCAGTTCGAGGCAGGTACACTTTTCCTTCCTCACGTAATTGCAGCATCCGAGGCAATGAACGCCGGAGTAGAGATTCTTACCCCTGCACTTGAAGCAATGGGAGGTCAGGCCGAAGGTAAGGGTAAGATCGTCATCGGAACCATTGAGGGTGACATCCACTCTATCGGAAAGGACATTGTCGCAACAATGCTCAAGATCGAAGGTTACCAGGTCTTTGACCTTGGAAGGGACGTAGCGATCAAGAACTACGTAGAGAAGGCAAAGGAAGTTAAAGCAGATGTAGTTGCATCATCAGCTCTGATGACCACAACAATGGTCAACCAGATGCAGATCGAAGAGCAGCTCAAAGAAGCTGGCATCCGTGACTCTCTCAAGACCATGGTCGGCGGTGCACCTGTAACCAAGGACTGGGCAGACAAGATCGGCGCAGACCTCTATGGTGAAAATGCCACAGACGTGGTAAACAAACTCAACGCAATCTTCTAA
- a CDS encoding PAS domain-containing protein, whose product MSDPLSIEKKLEAVYNSSPVISFLWRAEGEWPVESVSGSISQLGYSPDDFLSGRLLYGDIVHPDDLDRIHMEVDKHSGKKNSTFFTLNYRVLTKAGEVRWVTERSFIKRDEKGDITHFQGIIIDNTELEKTERALLETGKKYQTIFEKSPVGLLYFDENSVITHCNESCAKLLKAPVNKIIGFNILASLSEGKLRDSVEQVFLGNPGHYEGEHLSVISGKPVSAKASFTPIMDEEGTLIGGIGIIEDMAERKNAEKLIRLNEMRLEALLELYQMQNAPMYEIAEYTIQKAVELTGSQIGYLEFLNEEDNVLEMYQWALDDLKVSTDTDEPFVHPIRSNGFWGEAIRERKPVIVNKHYASDFDDDISSRYDLVLTRHATIPVFEKEQVVAVVSVANKETDYDESDIRQITLLMEGMWKLIQYKHTNDVLVEALKMRRVLESVMTSSPAVVFLWRPEKDWPVEFVSENISQFGYEVDDFISGKLIYGDIIHPSDLERVRQGMNRVARDGFSDFSQEYRILTKSGQVRWVDERTLVHYNSKGEMDYLQGIIVDITERKQANSFMHIECDLDNVLGTTNDLDETFEKLLDFTLETKTIDSGMIYLVDEKSGEFNLVASRGLSGDFVEKLSSFSSNTLLARLFMTGYPIYKYFSEIKPMLPGADPGSDDLQAMGFIPVRFNDEMVAAMVLGSHKKLEIPANSRNLIETIANQIGIIISRAKKDSGILKSKNHLRSLLDALDEFVFIVDLEGKILHTNESLRKHLNYSSSDLYMKDFLILYPGGWEDDVLSNLDEIMEGKARSCEIPLVSKEGIFVPVKTKFTIGDWGGQEVLIATASLIRDPGFEDQDNNVEERVDGYPLSS is encoded by the coding sequence ATGTCCGACCCGTTATCTATAGAGAAAAAACTTGAAGCTGTTTATAATAGTAGCCCTGTGATCTCATTTTTATGGAGAGCAGAAGGCGAATGGCCTGTTGAGTCCGTTTCAGGAAGTATTTCTCAGCTCGGATATTCACCCGATGACTTCCTTTCAGGCAGGTTACTCTACGGGGATATTGTTCATCCGGACGATCTTGACCGTATACATATGGAAGTTGATAAGCACTCCGGAAAGAAGAACTCGACATTTTTCACGCTCAACTACAGGGTGCTGACAAAAGCCGGTGAGGTCAGATGGGTCACTGAGAGATCTTTCATAAAACGCGATGAAAAAGGCGATATAACTCATTTCCAGGGTATCATAATAGATAACACAGAGCTTGAGAAGACCGAAAGGGCTCTGCTTGAAACCGGAAAGAAATATCAGACAATATTTGAAAAATCGCCTGTGGGTTTACTCTACTTTGATGAGAACAGTGTGATCACACACTGCAACGAGAGCTGTGCAAAGCTACTCAAAGCCCCTGTAAACAAGATAATCGGTTTCAATATCCTCGCATCACTTTCGGAAGGAAAACTCAGGGATTCGGTGGAACAGGTTTTCCTTGGAAATCCCGGACATTATGAAGGCGAGCATCTGTCTGTTATCAGCGGAAAACCGGTTTCTGCCAAGGCGAGCTTTACTCCGATAATGGATGAGGAAGGTACACTAATCGGTGGCATAGGCATCATTGAGGATATGGCTGAGCGCAAGAATGCGGAAAAGCTTATCCGCCTTAATGAAATGCGTCTGGAGGCCCTGCTAGAACTGTATCAGATGCAGAATGCACCCATGTATGAGATAGCCGAATACACGATACAAAAGGCTGTTGAGCTTACAGGCAGCCAGATAGGTTATCTTGAATTCCTCAATGAAGAAGATAATGTACTCGAGATGTACCAGTGGGCTCTTGATGATCTTAAGGTCTCTACTGATACTGACGAGCCTTTCGTTCATCCGATACGCTCCAATGGTTTCTGGGGCGAGGCTATAAGAGAGCGTAAGCCGGTTATTGTCAACAAACATTATGCCTCTGATTTTGATGATGATATCTCTTCCAGATATGATCTGGTCCTGACCCGTCATGCAACTATCCCCGTCTTTGAAAAGGAACAGGTGGTTGCGGTTGTCAGTGTTGCTAACAAGGAAACGGATTATGACGAATCCGATATAAGGCAGATCACCCTGCTCATGGAGGGCATGTGGAAGCTTATACAGTACAAGCATACAAACGATGTACTTGTGGAAGCTCTGAAGATGCGCCGTGTACTTGAATCGGTAATGACCTCCAGTCCTGCGGTAGTTTTCCTGTGGAGACCTGAAAAGGACTGGCCTGTGGAATTCGTATCCGAGAATATCTCTCAGTTCGGTTACGAGGTGGATGATTTCATTTCAGGGAAGCTTATCTACGGTGATATAATCCATCCTTCTGACCTTGAAAGAGTCCGCCAGGGAATGAACCGTGTTGCCCGGGATGGTTTCTCGGATTTCAGTCAGGAATACAGGATACTTACAAAATCGGGTCAGGTCAGATGGGTCGATGAAAGGACACTTGTGCATTACAACTCAAAGGGCGAAATGGATTACCTGCAGGGTATAATTGTGGACATAACTGAACGTAAGCAGGCAAACAGTTTCATGCACATCGAATGTGATCTTGATAATGTTCTTGGTACCACAAATGATCTGGACGAAACATTTGAAAAGCTGCTTGATTTCACGCTTGAAACAAAGACCATAGATTCTGGAATGATCTACCTGGTGGATGAAAAAAGCGGTGAGTTCAATCTGGTGGCATCACGTGGTCTCTCCGGAGATTTTGTTGAAAAGCTGTCCAGTTTTTCATCCAATACGCTCCTGGCCCGGCTGTTCATGACAGGTTATCCGATCTACAAATATTTCTCGGAAATAAAACCCATGCTCCCCGGAGCTGACCCGGGTTCTGATGATCTTCAGGCCATGGGCTTTATACCAGTCAGGTTCAATGACGAGATGGTTGCGGCTATGGTACTTGGTTCTCATAAAAAACTGGAGATACCTGCTAATTCAAGGAACCTCATTGAGACGATTGCAAACCAGATCGGAATAATAATCTCCCGTGCTAAAAAGGATTCAGGTATTCTCAAAAGCAAGAATCATCTCCGCTCGCTCCTTGATGCACTTGATGAATTTGTCTTCATAGTGGACCTGGAGGGTAAGATCCTGCACACCAACGAGTCTCTCCGTAAGCATCTCAACTACAGTAGCAGTGACCTCTACATGAAGGATTTCCTGATTCTGTATCCAGGGGGCTGGGAAGACGATGTACTCTCAAATCTCGATGAAATAATGGAAGGAAAAGCCCGCTCCTGTGAAATACCTCTGGTAAGCAAGGAAGGAATATTCGTGCCTGTGAAGACCAAATTCACAATTGGTGACTGGGGAGGACAGGAAGTTCTGATCGCTACGGCTTCTCTTATACGGGATCCGGGATTTGAGGATCAGGATAATAATGTAGAGGAAAGAGTAGACGGCTATCCTCTAAGTTCATGA
- a CDS encoding hydantoinase/oxoprolinase family protein, translated as MQYSLGIDAGGTYTDAVIVRSSDRKIIDANKALTTYPDLLQGIENAIDGLDGKYLREVELVSVSTTLATNTILEQTGYPVGLILVGKHTLHASTPIREFVVVEGGHNLDGTEDERLDTEAVKDYILKVKDRVSAFAVSSYFSVRNPAHEIKVKELISELTGLPVVCGHELSQDLGAYERGVTAYLNAQLLPIASHFIDSIRSDISKRGIDAKLMMLKCDGSVIGIEEAMAKPIESIFSGPAASLMGASFLAGDDTCSVIDVGGTSTDVSLIDSGFPELVDTGAVVGGWHTKVKAIRMETSAMGGDSHVWIKNREVNIGPRRVIPLCLAAVRYPGFIDLLRSGRTPSRVQLGENIQPTKFFVRTGKQSAGLSGYDKDIFEIIGNEPVSVNDIFWKLGKPVSPDRIDSLIQKRLVQAIGFTPTDALHVLGEYTGWDVEASMVGAKLLARLTPMDEYELCREIKKEVAINMALSLMGFMFHGVEKAEIEKILRGDYFSQFKVNVPVVLLGGPVKAYVEELGELIDAEIIVPEYSAVGNAVGALVGKGVKRFEILIRSFYEKSQRSILVFSQDGRKKFGNHQEAMKYAMELGNKLVLDYMVDSGLEYDDIEIDVKREDITMDEDAGVPVETKLTFMGVGVPKA; from the coding sequence ATGCAATACAGTCTGGGAATAGATGCAGGTGGAACGTATACCGATGCGGTAATAGTCCGGAGTTCGGACAGGAAGATAATTGATGCCAATAAGGCCCTGACAACATATCCTGATCTTTTGCAGGGTATTGAGAATGCAATAGACGGTCTTGATGGAAAATATCTCAGGGAAGTGGAACTTGTCTCTGTTTCCACGACCCTTGCAACCAATACCATACTCGAGCAAACGGGATATCCTGTGGGATTGATCCTTGTGGGAAAACACACCTTGCATGCAAGCACTCCTATCAGGGAGTTTGTAGTCGTTGAGGGTGGTCACAATCTCGATGGAACTGAGGATGAAAGGCTCGACACTGAAGCTGTAAAGGATTATATTCTGAAGGTCAAAGACAGGGTATCTGCCTTTGCAGTCTCTTCCTATTTCAGTGTCAGAAATCCGGCTCATGAGATTAAAGTGAAGGAGCTCATAAGCGAGCTTACAGGTCTGCCTGTGGTCTGCGGACATGAGCTCTCCCAGGACCTGGGTGCGTATGAACGTGGAGTTACCGCCTATCTGAATGCCCAGCTACTCCCAATAGCAAGTCACTTTATTGATTCTATCCGCTCCGATATCAGTAAAAGAGGCATCGATGCAAAGCTTATGATGCTAAAATGTGATGGTTCTGTGATCGGTATAGAGGAGGCCATGGCAAAACCAATAGAGTCCATATTTTCCGGGCCGGCTGCAAGTCTTATGGGTGCTTCTTTCCTGGCAGGAGATGATACCTGCAGTGTCATTGATGTCGGAGGAACAAGTACCGATGTGTCACTGATCGATTCTGGTTTTCCGGAACTGGTAGATACAGGTGCCGTGGTCGGGGGCTGGCATACAAAGGTCAAGGCCATACGTATGGAAACTTCGGCCATGGGTGGGGACAGTCATGTCTGGATCAAGAACCGGGAGGTTAATATCGGTCCCAGGAGGGTAATCCCTCTCTGTCTTGCGGCTGTGAGATACCCGGGCTTTATTGATTTGCTCAGGTCTGGCAGGACTCCTTCCAGGGTTCAGCTCGGTGAGAACATCCAGCCTACAAAATTCTTTGTCAGGACTGGCAAACAGAGTGCAGGTCTTAGTGGATATGATAAGGACATCTTCGAGATAATAGGTAATGAGCCGGTATCAGTCAATGATATTTTCTGGAAACTCGGAAAGCCTGTATCTCCCGATCGTATTGACAGTCTGATACAGAAAAGACTTGTTCAGGCCATAGGTTTCACCCCTACGGACGCACTTCATGTGCTTGGTGAATATACCGGCTGGGATGTTGAGGCTTCCATGGTCGGAGCAAAACTGCTTGCAAGACTGACACCAATGGACGAGTATGAACTCTGCAGGGAGATCAAAAAGGAAGTTGCGATCAATATGGCTCTGAGTCTTATGGGTTTCATGTTCCATGGTGTGGAAAAGGCAGAGATCGAGAAGATTCTCAGGGGCGATTATTTCTCCCAGTTCAAGGTGAACGTGCCGGTTGTTTTGCTTGGAGGTCCGGTCAAGGCTTACGTTGAAGAGCTCGGGGAGCTGATCGATGCAGAGATTATTGTTCCCGAATATTCCGCAGTCGGAAATGCCGTGGGAGCACTTGTGGGTAAGGGTGTCAAGAGATTTGAAATACTGATAAGGTCCTTTTATGAAAAATCCCAGCGATCGATTCTGGTGTTTTCCCAGGATGGCAGAAAGAAATTCGGAAACCATCAGGAAGCTATGAAATATGCAATGGAGCTGGGCAACAAACTGGTCCTCGACTATATGGTGGACTCAGGGCTGGAATATGATGATATCGAGATCGATGTTAAAAGAGAGGATATAACCATGGATGAGGATGCCGGGGTTCCTGTAGAGACAAAGCTGACCTTCATGGGTGTGGGTGTACCTAAAGCCTGA
- a CDS encoding hydantoinase/oxoprolinase N-terminal domain-containing protein, whose protein sequence is MRYSLGIDAGGTYTDAVVIRDGDGEVVDLNKSLTTYPELLTGIRSCLDGIDPDILQKVSFASVSTTLATNSVLEDTGYPVGLILVNETEIHNRSGIENFISVKGGHDSSGNEVCPLDIESVKAFVNRLMDKVSAFAVSSYFSVRNPDHELTIKDLITELTGLPVVCGHELSQDLGAYERGVTAYLNARLIPVTRDFMDAVQGELHRRNPDMNIMMLKCDGSMVGIGEALKKPIESVFSGPAASLVGASFLSGSDTCAVIDVGGTSTDVSLMYEGLPKLSDSGAIVGGWHTKVRAIHMETSAMGGDSHVWVKNHVTNIGPKKVIPLCLAADIYPEIIEKVKKGQTIQRNQYGENIQLTKFFVRTGKAPLELSSAEKELLERIKDRPLAVTEIYWDRNHLPSPGALDTLIRKRLIKAIGFTPTDALHVLGDYDQWNSEASKTAASTLAALAGTDELEFCRQVKKRVARNMALNLVSFLLEKVDRNEIYKVLESESFARFRIDVPVVLLGGPVPAYLDELNRIIDAEIIVPENASVGNAVGAVAGKGVSRLEILIRSNFSESKYNLRAKSFIVFYPGGRKEFSDYHEALIFGERTGTELILGYMADSGLDENEVKIDINKKDILVHDVGIPVETRLVFLGIGEAR, encoded by the coding sequence ATGCGGTACAGTCTGGGAATAGATGCCGGTGGAACTTACACTGACGCAGTGGTAATAAGAGATGGCGATGGGGAGGTCGTCGATCTCAATAAGTCTCTTACAACTTATCCTGAGCTGCTCACAGGTATCAGGAGCTGTCTTGACGGCATTGATCCGGATATTCTCCAAAAGGTTTCTTTTGCTTCTGTTTCGACCACCCTTGCAACCAACAGTGTACTTGAGGATACGGGATATCCTGTAGGTCTGATACTCGTAAATGAAACCGAGATACACAACAGGTCCGGTATAGAGAATTTTATCTCTGTGAAGGGCGGTCATGACAGCTCAGGCAATGAAGTGTGCCCTCTGGACATCGAATCAGTAAAAGCTTTTGTGAACAGGCTCATGGATAAAGTATCAGCGTTTGCAGTCTCTTCCTATTTCAGCGTGAGAAATCCTGATCATGAACTTACAATCAAGGACCTTATAACCGAGCTTACAGGCCTGCCTGTGGTATGCGGCCATGAACTCTCCCAGGACCTTGGTGCATACGAGCGCGGTGTGACAGCTTATCTGAACGCACGCCTAATACCTGTTACAAGGGATTTTATGGATGCTGTACAGGGCGAACTTCACCGCAGAAATCCAGACATGAATATCATGATGCTCAAATGTGACGGTTCCATGGTGGGCATCGGTGAAGCTCTTAAAAAGCCCATTGAGTCTGTTTTTTCAGGTCCGGCGGCAAGCCTTGTGGGCGCATCTTTCCTTTCAGGAAGTGATACCTGTGCGGTTATAGATGTAGGAGGGACCAGCACCGATGTTTCCCTTATGTATGAGGGTCTTCCTAAACTTTCGGATTCAGGGGCTATTGTAGGGGGATGGCACACAAAAGTCAGGGCTATTCATATGGAGACCTCGGCCATGGGTGGAGACAGTCATGTATGGGTCAAGAACCATGTAACGAACATAGGCCCGAAAAAGGTAATACCACTGTGCCTGGCGGCAGACATCTATCCGGAGATCATTGAAAAAGTAAAAAAAGGCCAGACGATCCAGAGAAACCAGTATGGTGAGAACATACAGCTTACCAAGTTCTTTGTCAGGACCGGCAAAGCCCCTTTGGAACTCAGCTCTGCTGAAAAAGAACTGCTTGAGAGAATTAAAGACAGGCCTCTTGCGGTTACTGAAATATACTGGGACAGGAACCATCTCCCAAGTCCGGGGGCGCTTGATACTCTTATCAGAAAAAGGCTGATCAAAGCAATCGGTTTCACGCCCACTGACGCCCTGCATGTGCTGGGAGATTATGATCAGTGGAACTCCGAAGCATCAAAAACAGCCGCTTCAACACTGGCTGCCCTGGCAGGTACCGATGAGCTGGAGTTTTGCAGACAGGTTAAAAAAAGAGTTGCCAGGAACATGGCATTGAATCTTGTATCCTTCCTTCTTGAAAAAGTTGACAGGAACGAGATCTATAAGGTTCTGGAAAGTGAGAGCTTTGCAAGGTTCAGGATCGATGTCCCGGTTGTGCTCTTAGGAGGACCGGTTCCTGCATATCTCGATGAGCTGAACAGAATAATCGATGCCGAGATAATAGTTCCTGAGAATGCAAGTGTCGGGAATGCCGTGGGAGCTGTGGCGGGTAAAGGTGTCAGCAGACTGGAGATCCTGATAAGATCAAACTTCAGTGAATCCAAGTATAATCTGCGTGCAAAGTCATTCATTGTTTTTTATCCAGGTGGAAGAAAGGAATTTTCTGATTATCATGAAGCCCTCATTTTCGGAGAAAGGACAGGAACAGAGTTGATACTGGGATACATGGCCGACTCCGGGCTTGATGAAAACGAAGTGAAGATAGATATCAACAAAAAGGACATTCTTGTACATGATGTGGGCATTCCCGTGGAAACAAGGCTTGTCTTTCTGGGAATAGGAGAAGCAAGGTAA
- the mtbA gene encoding methylcobamide:CoM methyltransferase MtbA: protein MAEYTPKERLARALTGQPVDRMPAISVTQTGTVDQMEASGAFWPEANEDAEKMAALAEAGHTVVGFEAVRVPFDITAEAEFFGCEIKPGTMEQQPSVIGHVISNTEDIEKFKGYSLDHGRIGVVCDAIRILADKYGDELPVMGSMIGPFSLAQHLNGDDWFMAIFTDEAFGLALMEFTTDFCVAYAKKMVENGADTMVIIDPTASAQLIGAEFYEKFVVPYHAKIVDAMHEVNVPVVLHICGDTTKGLALMESSGVDAISVDQNVDVATAVGNVDKAVIVGNLDPVNVLWNQTPEVVKEESQKVLDAGVGLLAPGCGIVSKTPTENLQAMVEMAKSHKY from the coding sequence ATGGCAGAATATACCCCCAAAGAGAGATTAGCACGTGCACTTACAGGACAGCCTGTTGACAGGATGCCAGCGATCTCCGTCACACAGACAGGTACCGTTGATCAGATGGAGGCTTCCGGAGCTTTCTGGCCTGAGGCCAACGAGGATGCTGAAAAGATGGCAGCACTTGCAGAAGCAGGTCACACCGTAGTAGGTTTTGAGGCAGTACGTGTACCTTTTGACATTACCGCAGAGGCTGAGTTTTTCGGCTGTGAGATCAAACCCGGTACAATGGAACAGCAACCCTCTGTTATCGGTCATGTGATAAGTAACACAGAGGATATCGAGAAGTTCAAAGGCTACAGCCTTGATCACGGAAGGATCGGTGTTGTCTGTGACGCTATCAGGATACTGGCAGACAAGTACGGTGACGAACTTCCTGTCATGGGCAGTATGATCGGTCCTTTCTCCCTTGCACAGCACCTCAATGGTGATGACTGGTTCATGGCCATATTCACAGACGAGGCCTTCGGTCTGGCACTTATGGAGTTCACAACCGATTTCTGTGTTGCATATGCAAAGAAGATGGTCGAGAACGGTGCCGACACAATGGTCATCATTGATCCTACAGCAAGTGCCCAGCTCATTGGTGCAGAGTTCTATGAGAAGTTCGTCGTGCCATACCACGCAAAGATAGTTGATGCAATGCACGAGGTCAACGTACCTGTAGTGTTGCACATCTGTGGTGATACCACCAAGGGACTTGCACTCATGGAATCCTCAGGTGTGGATGCCATCAGTGTTGACCAGAATGTTGACGTTGCAACCGCTGTTGGAAACGTGGACAAGGCAGTGATCGTCGGTAACCTTGATCCTGTGAACGTCCTCTGGAACCAGACCCCGGAAGTCGTAAAGGAAGAATCACAGAAGGTACTGGACGCAGGAGTAGGCCTGCTGGCACCAGGCTGTGGTATTGTCAGTAAGACACCGACCGAGAACCTGCAGGCAATGGTCGAGATGGCAAAGAGCCACAAATATTAG
- a CDS encoding methyltransferase cognate corrinoid protein — MSKQEILDKLKDTIVNQNINGCAEATQEALDAGLTPVEIINDGLSPGMKVIGDKFEAAEIYLPQIMMSAKAMNAAMEILLPIMEAEKGEADEGAGLAITYVQEGDIHDIGHRLVTTMLGANGFKIVDMGVDVPNEKVTEEVANNKGKKILLVGSALMTTSMLGQKDTVEMLSEEGLRDSVKIMFGGAPVSDKWIEEIGADATAENAADAARVALDLMK, encoded by the coding sequence ATGTCAAAGCAGGAAATTTTAGACAAACTCAAGGACACCATTGTAAATCAGAACATCAATGGTTGTGCCGAAGCTACCCAGGAAGCCCTGGATGCAGGACTCACTCCTGTTGAGATCATCAACGACGGTCTTTCACCGGGAATGAAGGTAATCGGAGACAAATTCGAAGCAGCAGAGATCTATCTTCCACAGATCATGATGTCCGCAAAGGCAATGAACGCCGCAATGGAGATCCTTCTGCCTATCATGGAAGCAGAAAAGGGAGAAGCTGACGAGGGCGCAGGTCTTGCAATTACCTACGTACAGGAAGGAGACATTCACGATATCGGCCACCGCCTTGTGACAACCATGCTTGGTGCAAACGGTTTCAAGATCGTTGACATGGGAGTTGACGTTCCAAACGAGAAGGTCACAGAAGAAGTGGCTAACAATAAGGGTAAGAAAATCCTGCTCGTAGGTTCAGCACTCATGACAACATCAATGCTCGGACAGAAGGACACAGTCGAAATGCTTTCCGAAGAGGGTCTGAGGGACTCCGTGAAGATAATGTTCGGTGGAGCACCAGTATCCGATAAATGGATCGAGGAGATCGGGGCAGACGCAACAGCAGAGAATGCAGCTGATGCAGCCCGTGTGGCACTTGACCTTATGAAATAA